The following proteins are co-located in the Alcaligenes faecalis genome:
- the kdpA gene encoding potassium-transporting ATPase subunit KdpA, whose protein sequence is MLEDLMQFLLILAVSTVLLVVVGKWIAHFFSSPKHSLVERGTYRLLGVNPEEKMAWKQYGLALLLSNAAMLLLGYVLLRIQAWIPGDGLQRAAQTPDLAFNTAVSFTTNTNWQAYSGESSLSNFSQMAAITFLMMISATTGLAAAGGFIRGLSRKSAADIGNYWVDFTRSLYRLLLPCSFVLALFYIWQGMPQTLSSDVVVNTLEGLKQQIALGPVASLESIKHVGTNGGGFFGMNAAHPFENPTPLTNTVHMLSMLLVPSALTYAFGSMLARRRQGWAFFGAFLVMFIGFLSLIYSAEQAGNPLLTPLGVDQTPSSTMGGGNLEGKELRFGVAQSSMFATVTTAATTGSVDAMHASLTPLGGLVPIAQMMLNNVFGGIGVGFISLVSYAILTVFLVGMMIGRSPEFLGKKIEAREMKYVMLAMLAHAFSILGFTALASVLPSTMDSLSNMGPHGFSEVLYAYTSGTANNGSAFAGFNANTPFFNTTIGLAMLVGRYLTLLPLLALAGVLAAKQAVPAGPGTLSTATPLFTGLLIFVVLVVGGLTFLPALALGPIVEHLLMLDGITF, encoded by the coding sequence ATGCTGGAAGATCTGATGCAGTTTCTACTTATTCTGGCCGTCTCTACGGTCTTGCTAGTGGTGGTGGGCAAATGGATTGCCCATTTTTTCAGCAGCCCGAAACACAGTTTGGTGGAGCGCGGTACGTATCGGCTGTTAGGGGTCAATCCTGAGGAGAAAATGGCCTGGAAGCAATATGGTCTGGCACTTTTATTGAGTAATGCGGCCATGTTGCTTCTGGGATATGTTCTTTTGCGGATACAGGCTTGGATTCCAGGTGATGGCCTGCAGCGTGCCGCACAAACGCCAGACCTGGCTTTTAATACGGCGGTGTCTTTTACGACCAATACCAATTGGCAGGCCTATTCAGGCGAATCCAGCCTGTCCAACTTTTCTCAAATGGCGGCCATCACCTTTCTGATGATGATCAGTGCCACCACGGGGTTGGCAGCGGCAGGTGGTTTCATCCGTGGTTTAAGCCGTAAAAGCGCGGCGGATATTGGCAATTACTGGGTGGATTTCACCCGTTCCTTGTACCGTTTGCTTCTGCCGTGCAGTTTTGTGCTGGCCTTGTTTTATATCTGGCAAGGCATGCCGCAAACACTGAGTTCTGATGTCGTGGTCAACACGCTGGAAGGACTCAAGCAGCAGATTGCTCTGGGACCTGTGGCCAGTCTTGAAAGCATCAAGCATGTGGGAACGAATGGGGGCGGCTTTTTCGGCATGAATGCAGCCCATCCATTTGAAAATCCTACGCCGCTGACCAATACCGTGCACATGCTCAGCATGTTGCTGGTGCCCTCGGCCCTGACCTATGCCTTTGGCTCCATGTTGGCTCGTCGTCGCCAGGGATGGGCCTTTTTTGGGGCCTTTCTGGTGATGTTCATCGGTTTTCTGTCACTGATTTACAGCGCCGAGCAGGCCGGTAATCCTTTGCTGACCCCCTTGGGGGTGGATCAGACCCCAAGCAGCACCATGGGCGGTGGCAATCTGGAGGGTAAAGAACTGCGTTTCGGTGTTGCCCAAAGCAGTATGTTCGCCACGGTGACCACCGCAGCGACTACGGGTTCGGTCGACGCCATGCATGCTTCGTTGACCCCTTTGGGTGGCTTGGTGCCGATTGCCCAAATGATGCTGAACAATGTCTTTGGTGGGATAGGCGTGGGCTTTATCAGCCTGGTCAGCTACGCCATTTTGACGGTGTTTTTGGTGGGCATGATGATAGGGCGCAGTCCGGAGTTTTTGGGCAAGAAGATCGAGGCGCGGGAGATGAAGTACGTGATGCTCGCCATGCTGGCGCACGCCTTCAGCATTCTGGGCTTTACGGCCTTGGCCAGCGTACTGCCGTCCACCATGGATAGCCTCTCGAACATGGGGCCGCATGGTTTCAGCGAAGTGTTGTACGCCTACACCTCGGGTACGGCCAATAACGGTTCGGCCTTTGCCGGTTTCAATGCGAATACGCCTTTCTTCAACACCACGATCGGGCTGGCCATGCTGGTTGGGCGGTATCTGACTTTATTGCCGTTGCTGGCTCTGGCCGGTGTGCTGGCGGCCAAACAAGCCGTTCCTGCGGGTCCAGGAACCTTGTCGACGGCCACCCCTTTGTTTACCGGCCTGTTGATTTTCGTGGT